One Rissa tridactyla isolate bRisTri1 chromosome 4, bRisTri1.patW.cur.20221130, whole genome shotgun sequence DNA window includes the following coding sequences:
- the THAP11 gene encoding THAP domain-containing protein 11: MPGFTCCVPGCYNNSHRDKALHFYTFPKDEELRRLWLKNVSRAGVSGCFSTFQPTTGHRVCSEHFQGGRKSYLVRVPTIFPLRGVNERKAQRAARRPRPAAAAATAAAAASAAQGPPGAAAATAEVPAGGAAEDVKPIDLTVQVELGPGATAGPGPGRLPAAVGGEEVAVEGGPPDHSYSLSSGTTSEELLRKLNEQRDIIALLEVKMKEMKGSIRRLRLAEAQLREEIREKDRLLHAASAGTRKRHGL; encoded by the coding sequence ATGCCGGGCTTCACCTGCTGCGTGCCGGGCTGCTACAACAACTCGCACCGCGACAAGGCGCTGCACTTCTACACCTTCCCCAAGGACGAGGAGCTGCGGCGGCTCTGGCTGAAGAACGTCTCCCGGGCGGGCGTCAGCGGCTGCTTCAGCACCTTCCAGCCCACCACGGGCCACCGCGTCTGCAGCGAGCACTTCCAGGGCGGCCGCAAGTCCTACCTGGTGCGGGTCCCCACCATCTTCCCCCTGCGCGGCGTCAACGAGCGCAAGGCGCagcgggccgcccgccgcccccgccccgccgccgctgccgccaccgccgccgccgccgcctctgccGCGCAGGGTccccccggtgccgccgccgccaccgccgagGTCCCGGCAGGGGGCGCGGCCGAGGACGTGAAGCCCATCGACCTGACGGTGCAGGTGGAGCTCGGGCCCGGGGCAAccgcggggcccggccccggcaggCTACCGGCGGCTgtggggggggaggaggtagcGGTGGAGGGCGGCCCCCCGGACCACTCGTACTCGCTGTCGTCGGGCACCACGtcggaggagctgctgaggaagCTGAACGAGCAGCGCGACATCATTGCGCTGCTGGAGGTGAAGATGAAGGAGATGAAGGGCAGCATCCGTCGCCTGCGCCTGGCCGAGGCCCAGCTCCGTGAGGAGATCCGTGAGAAGGACCGGCTGCTCCACGCTGCCAGCGCTGGCACCCGCAAGCGCCACGGCCTCTGA